The Pseudofrankia sp. DC12 region GTCGAGGTCGCCGCGAGCGGCCAGCCGGCTGCCGAGCGGTCTCGACACCACGTTGGCCGCCAGGACGGACCCCACCTGCGGCTTTCGGCCGCGGCCCACCCCCGGGTCGCTACCAACGGTGATCAAATAGTCGAGCCCCGCAACCAGGGAAGTCCGCGAAACAGGACAAGCACCACCTCGAACGACAAGAATGTGCCCCTGGCCGGGGACCCGCCGATCTGCGCCCCGGACCCGTTGCGGGCGGCCTCGTGTCGCCGGAGAAGCAGATCGGTGGGAGGCGCCGCATGTCCACCGTCGACACATCCACCGTCGACACACCCAGTCTCGGCATGTCCACCGTCGAGTTGCGGCTCCCCGCCCTTCCGGGACATGTCCGCACCGCCCGCATGGTCGCCTCGGCGGTCGCCCGGCGGTCCCTGGTGCCGGCGGACGCCCTTGACGAGATCAGGTTCGCGGTAGGCGAGGCCTGCCTGCGAGCGGTGAACGTGAACCGCCTGCGGGCTCCCGAGGACCCCGTCGTCGTCAGGATGACCGGCGCTGACGGCGTGTTCACGGTCTCGGTCACCGACGCCGGCGAGCCGGGCGACGACGCCGCTCCTGGCCCCGACGGCGGGCCGCTCGGCCTGCCCGCGCTGTTCGGCGTCGCCGGGTACGGCACCCAGACCGCCGCGGACGGCCCCGGCGCCGAGTACCTGCCCGGCGACGCGGACCCGGCAGGCGCCGGATCGGCGCTGCCGCCAGGCATCGGGCTGGCCCTCATTGAGGGGCTCGTCGACGACGTGGAGGTCCGCCGCCGCCCGGACGGCATCGGCACGGTCGTCACGATGACCTGGGATATCGGCTCCCTCATCGACGGCGGCCTGGTGACGGTCCGCTGAGGTAGCCCAGCCGCCCACGCCGGATCCGGCGTGGGCGGACCCGGACCGGGCCGCGACGGACCGTGGTCCGGGGCTGTCGCGATCGGGATTTTTCGGCGACAGCCGGGTGACATTTGCGGAAGATCCGCCTGCTGACCTCTGGCTTTTCGGCCCGGTTTGCGCTGCGCGTCCGGGGAAAGCCGCTCACCACATGGTCGCTACGTACCCGCAGGTAGGGCCGCAGTTGGCCAAACATGTCACGGGGCGGGAGGCTCAAAAACGAGCGCACGCCGCAGAGGTGTGGATAGACTCCGCCGCATCTCACGGACGGTCTCAACGGGCCGACCGTGAC contains the following coding sequences:
- a CDS encoding ATP-binding protein produces the protein MSTVDTSTVDTPSLGMSTVELRLPALPGHVRTARMVASAVARRSLVPADALDEIRFAVGEACLRAVNVNRLRAPEDPVVVRMTGADGVFTVSVTDAGEPGDDAAPGPDGGPLGLPALFGVAGYGTQTAADGPGAEYLPGDADPAGAGSALPPGIGLALIEGLVDDVEVRRRPDGIGTVVTMTWDIGSLIDGGLVTVR